A single window of Acidimicrobiia bacterium DNA harbors:
- a CDS encoding tyrosine-type recombinase/integrase, which yields MSEQITNQTARLSQISTLATSWNRHLRAANRAPKTIATYLEAVGQLDGYLHEMGMPTDATKLCGEHVEAFIVHLLETRSASTASNRQRALQQFFKWAVEEGEIPSSPMERMKPTQVEDKMVPVVTADDIKALLAACKGQDHDARRDTALVMMMLDTGGRLSEIASLHVEHVDLDYGVALVMGKGRKQRNLVMGPKTIKSADRYIRARARHAYADLPWLWLGQKGRLSNSGIAQMLRRRSDQAGIDRIHAHQLRHTFAHEFLAAGGNETDLMRLAGWSSRQMVSRYAASAADERAREAHRHLSPVERLL from the coding sequence GTGTCAGAGCAGATAACTAATCAGACGGCAAGATTATCGCAGATCTCGACGCTGGCAACATCATGGAACCGCCATCTGAGAGCAGCCAACCGCGCTCCCAAGACGATCGCCACCTACCTCGAGGCCGTCGGGCAACTCGACGGCTACCTGCACGAGATGGGAATGCCGACCGATGCCACCAAGCTCTGCGGCGAGCACGTCGAGGCGTTCATCGTGCACCTGCTCGAGACTCGATCGGCTTCGACAGCATCGAACCGTCAGCGCGCACTACAGCAGTTCTTCAAGTGGGCGGTCGAAGAGGGCGAGATCCCATCGTCACCGATGGAGCGAATGAAGCCGACTCAGGTAGAAGACAAGATGGTGCCGGTTGTCACCGCCGACGATATCAAGGCACTGCTCGCTGCATGCAAAGGTCAAGACCACGACGCTCGCCGCGACACGGCGCTGGTGATGATGATGCTCGACACCGGGGGCCGGCTATCGGAGATCGCCAGCCTGCATGTTGAGCATGTTGATCTCGACTACGGGGTGGCCCTGGTAATGGGCAAGGGTCGCAAACAGCGCAACCTTGTGATGGGGCCAAAGACGATCAAGTCCGCCGACCGTTACATCCGAGCACGAGCACGACACGCCTATGCGGACCTGCCGTGGCTCTGGTTGGGTCAGAAGGGCCGACTCTCGAACTCAGGGATCGCGCAGATGCTGCGCCGCCGATCCGACCAGGCAGGAATCGACCGTATTCACGCCCACCAGCTGCGGCACACGTTCGCGCACGAGTTCCTCGCCGCCGGAGGAAACGAAACCGACCTGATGCGCCTGGCCGGTTGGTCGTCCCGACAGATGGTGTCCAGATATGCGGCCAGCGCGGCCGATGAGCGCGCCCGGGAGGCGCACCGTCACCTCTCCCCCGTCGAGAGACTCCTCTGA